A single genomic interval of Bacillus smithii harbors:
- a CDS encoding YojF family protein: MEPILADKVQEYINQFAGKDVYIHVETTNGAYASHFNEGFFSAGCFIRNAKVNYEHGKIAGTGPYRIGLKLDLGWIYVEGLTHFELDDQGRLLLSGHGHDGKLAAALEISHTPFD, encoded by the coding sequence ATGGAGCCGATTCTCGCTGACAAGGTCCAAGAATATATCAATCAATTCGCCGGCAAAGATGTGTATATCCATGTGGAAACGACGAACGGCGCTTATGCTTCTCATTTTAACGAAGGCTTTTTTTCGGCCGGTTGTTTTATCCGGAATGCCAAAGTAAACTATGAACATGGCAAAATCGCAGGAACAGGTCCATATCGGATCGGTTTGAAGTTGGATCTCGGATGGATTTACGTAGAAGGCCTCACCCATTTTGAACTGGATGACCAAGGACGACTGCTTCTTTCGGGGCATGGCCATGACGGAAAATTAGCGGCTGCTTTGGAAATCAGCCACACACCGTTCGACTAA
- the bshB2 gene encoding bacillithiol biosynthesis deacetylase BshB2 codes for MEKERHVLVIYPHPDDEALGVSGTLAIYAKNNVPITYACLTLGEMGRNLGNPPFATRETLPKVRKKELEKAAEVIGIQDLRMMGLRDKTVEFEDDEKMVKLVTDLIEELNPSLIITFYPGYSVHPDHEATGRAVVRAVRRIPVEKRPKLYCTAFSKDCERNLGEPDIVNDIREVQDIKIAALKAHISQTAWMLKGLEESIAQNNPISERLTTERLWSYQWDRDEVD; via the coding sequence ATCGAAAAAGAGCGTCATGTGCTGGTTATTTATCCACATCCGGATGATGAAGCACTGGGGGTTTCAGGAACACTTGCCATTTATGCGAAAAACAACGTTCCTATCACCTATGCGTGTCTGACATTGGGCGAAATGGGAAGAAATTTAGGCAATCCGCCGTTTGCTACTCGAGAAACATTGCCCAAAGTCCGTAAAAAGGAACTCGAGAAAGCAGCTGAAGTGATCGGCATTCAAGATTTGCGAATGATGGGGCTTCGCGATAAAACGGTGGAATTTGAAGATGACGAAAAAATGGTCAAACTGGTGACTGATTTAATCGAAGAACTGAATCCATCGTTGATCATTACTTTTTATCCCGGCTACTCCGTCCACCCGGACCATGAAGCTACCGGACGTGCGGTTGTAAGAGCGGTGCGCCGAATTCCAGTGGAAAAACGGCCGAAGCTATACTGCACAGCCTTTTCCAAAGACTGCGAAAGAAATCTAGGTGAACCCGATATTGTAAACGATATTCGTGAAGTACAGGATATCAAGATCGCTGCTTTAAAAGCGCATATCTCCCAAACCGCTTGGATGCTGAAGGGATTGGAGGAAAGCATAGCTCAAAACAATCCGATCAGCGAACGGTTAACAACAGAACGTTTATGGAGCTATCAATGGGATCGTGACGAAGTAGATTGA
- a CDS encoding RNA-guided endonuclease TnpB family protein, with translation MANKAYKFRLYPTQEQEQLLTKTFGCVRFVYNKMLAERMETYEPFKDDKEALKKQKKFPTPAKYKKEFPWLKEVDSLALANAQLNLQKAYQNFFSGRAEFPKFKSRKARQSYTTNVVNGNIMLLDGYIKLPKLKLVKIKQHREIPSHHIIKSCTVSRTKTGKYYVSILTEYEHQPVQKEVQAVVGLDFSMNGLFVDSEEGKTANYPRFYRQALGKLAKEQRVLSRRKKGSNRWHKQRLKVAKLHERIANQRKDFLHKESYKLAKLYDCVVIEDLNMKGMSQALNFGKSVADHAWGMFTKFLQYKLEEQGKKLLKIDKWFPSSKTCSCCGQVKESLSLSERIFHCDCGFVADRDWNASINIKREGLRLLALTSS, from the coding sequence ATGGCAAACAAAGCATATAAATTTCGTCTGTACCCAACACAAGAACAAGAGCAACTTCTTACAAAAACCTTCGGCTGCGTTCGTTTCGTCTACAACAAAATGTTGGCTGAACGAATGGAAACATATGAACCATTCAAGGACGACAAAGAAGCCTTGAAAAAGCAAAAAAAATTCCCGACTCCTGCAAAGTACAAAAAGGAATTTCCATGGCTCAAAGAAGTAGACAGCCTTGCGTTGGCAAACGCTCAACTGAATTTGCAGAAGGCATACCAAAACTTCTTCTCTGGTCGTGCTGAATTTCCAAAGTTCAAAAGCCGAAAGGCGAGACAGTCCTACACAACCAACGTGGTCAACGGAAACATTATGCTTTTGGATGGTTATATCAAATTACCGAAACTGAAACTTGTAAAAATCAAACAACATCGAGAAATTCCGTCACATCATATCATCAAGTCTTGTACGGTTTCTCGAACAAAAACAGGAAAATACTATGTTTCTATTCTCACTGAATACGAACATCAACCTGTACAAAAAGAAGTACAAGCTGTTGTTGGCTTAGATTTTTCCATGAACGGTTTATTTGTCGATAGTGAAGAAGGTAAGACAGCCAATTACCCTCGTTTCTATCGCCAAGCCTTGGGAAAATTAGCGAAAGAACAGCGTGTTCTATCACGCAGAAAGAAAGGTTCTAATCGTTGGCACAAGCAACGACTAAAAGTGGCGAAGCTACATGAAAGAATTGCGAACCAACGAAAAGACTTTCTACATAAGGAATCGTACAAATTAGCGAAACTATATGATTGCGTGGTTATCGAAGACCTCAACATGAAGGGAATGTCCCAAGCACTAAATTTCGGCAAAAGCGTTGCTGATCATGCATGGGGCATGTTCACGAAATTTCTCCAATACAAGTTAGAGGAGCAGGGGAAAAAGCTTCTCAAAATAGATAAGTGGTTTCCATCATCCAAAACTTGTTCATGTTGCGGTCAAGTAAAGGAGTCTCTATCTCTTTCTGAGCGCATATTCCATTGTGATTGTGGTTTTGTAGCAGATAGAGATTGGAATGCTTCTATCAATATCAAGCGTGAAGGATTGCGACTGTTGGCATTAACATCATCATAA
- the ilvA gene encoding threonine ammonia-lyase IlvA, whose protein sequence is MMSKALTKISVEDIVVANQMLKDVVEKTPLQKNERLSERYQCNIYIKREDLQIVRSFKIRGAYHFIQSLTEEERKKGVVCASAGNHAQGVAYSCKNLGIYGKIFMPTTTPRQKISQVQLFGGSYVEVILTGDTFDDSYMKARECCAKEDMIFVHPFDDSRIIAGQGTVGVEIMNDSAEPVDFVFAAIGGGGLVSGVGSYIKSISPETKIIGVEPEGAPSMKKSLENGKVMNLENIDPFIDGAAVKQVGDLTMEICKEVVDDIVVVPEGKVCTTILNLYNENAIVAEPAGALPIAALDFYKDQIKGKNVVCVLSGGNNDISRMQEIKERSLIYEGLKHYFIVNFPQRAGALREFMSDVLGEHDDITRFEYTKKNSRDEGPVLVGIELKKREDYYPLIERMNRKGFPYMEINNDPLLFNFLI, encoded by the coding sequence ATGATGAGCAAAGCTTTGACAAAAATCAGTGTGGAAGACATCGTAGTAGCCAATCAAATGCTGAAGGATGTAGTGGAAAAAACACCTCTACAAAAAAATGAACGATTATCCGAACGTTATCAATGCAATATTTATATAAAAAGGGAAGATTTGCAAATCGTCCGTTCTTTCAAAATACGCGGTGCCTACCACTTCATCCAGAGCTTGACAGAAGAAGAAAGGAAAAAAGGAGTCGTATGCGCCAGTGCCGGCAATCACGCTCAAGGAGTGGCTTATTCGTGCAAAAATTTGGGAATCTACGGAAAAATTTTTATGCCGACGACGACTCCACGGCAAAAGATTTCCCAAGTTCAATTATTTGGCGGCTCTTATGTAGAAGTGATTTTAACAGGAGATACATTTGATGATTCATATATGAAAGCAAGAGAATGTTGTGCTAAAGAAGATATGATATTTGTGCATCCGTTTGATGATTCTCGCATTATTGCGGGACAAGGAACGGTTGGGGTAGAGATTATGAATGACAGTGCTGAACCGGTGGATTTTGTTTTCGCTGCAATAGGTGGGGGAGGATTAGTTTCCGGCGTCGGCTCTTATATAAAGAGCATCAGCCCGGAAACAAAAATTATTGGCGTTGAACCGGAGGGGGCGCCAAGTATGAAAAAATCATTGGAAAACGGAAAAGTGATGAACTTAGAAAATATTGATCCGTTTATTGACGGTGCCGCGGTCAAGCAAGTAGGAGATTTAACAATGGAAATTTGCAAAGAAGTTGTGGACGACATCGTGGTGGTGCCGGAAGGAAAAGTTTGTACGACGATTTTGAATTTATACAATGAAAATGCGATTGTGGCCGAACCTGCAGGGGCTCTTCCTATCGCCGCTTTGGATTTTTACAAAGATCAAATAAAAGGAAAAAATGTTGTCTGCGTTTTAAGCGGAGGAAACAATGATATCTCGCGAATGCAGGAAATCAAAGAGCGGTCTCTTATTTATGAAGGATTAAAGCATTATTTTATCGTCAATTTCCCGCAGCGCGCTGGTGCATTAAGGGAATTTATGTCTGATGTGCTAGGCGAGCATGATGATATTACAAGATTCGAATACACGAAAAAGAATAGCCGTGATGAAGGACCGGTGCTTGTAGGCATTGAATTGAAAAAACGGGAAGACTATTACCCGCTGATTGAGCGTATGAATCGCAAAGGCTTCCCGTATATGGAAATTAACAATGACCCGCTTTTATTTAATTTTTTAATTTAA
- a CDS encoding Cof-type HAD-IIB family hydrolase, translating into MIKCIATDMDGTLLNSRQMISEGNRTAIKKAQEKGIEVVIATGRSYDEAQTVLAEAGLQCPIICVNGAEVRTKEGEIIHTNELSAKQSLDIYEILYHSDTYYEVFTNKGIYTDHYEKGVQTLMNIFQTANPDMPEDQIYEMAKNRYSKGHIQIVENYEHVIESNDQLVYKFLVVSKNPSELMRVKEKLEALPEISVSSSGSENLEVTHNKAQKGIALTWFTERMGISMQETMAIGDNLNDLSMFERVGRSVAMGNGHPDIKKICSHETAVNDEDGVGKAILEVL; encoded by the coding sequence ATGATTAAATGTATTGCTACAGACATGGATGGAACACTGTTAAATAGCCGGCAGATGATTAGCGAGGGTAACCGTACAGCCATCAAAAAAGCCCAAGAAAAGGGAATAGAAGTCGTGATTGCCACAGGGCGTTCGTACGATGAAGCCCAAACAGTATTAGCGGAAGCTGGCTTACAGTGCCCAATTATTTGTGTGAATGGAGCGGAAGTGAGAACAAAAGAAGGCGAAATCATTCATACAAATGAATTATCGGCCAAACAATCCCTCGATATTTATGAAATTCTTTATCATTCGGATACTTATTACGAAGTGTTTACTAACAAAGGGATATATACGGATCATTATGAAAAAGGCGTTCAGACGTTAATGAACATCTTTCAAACGGCAAATCCAGATATGCCGGAGGATCAAATTTATGAAATGGCCAAAAACCGATACTCCAAAGGACATATTCAGATTGTAGAAAACTATGAACACGTTATCGAAAGCAATGATCAGCTTGTTTATAAATTCCTTGTTGTTTCAAAAAATCCTAGTGAATTGATGAGGGTCAAAGAGAAATTAGAAGCGCTTCCGGAAATTTCGGTAAGTTCATCTGGAAGCGAGAATTTGGAAGTGACGCATAATAAAGCTCAAAAAGGAATCGCATTGACGTGGTTTACTGAAAGAATGGGCATATCTATGCAAGAAACAATGGCGATCGGCGATAACTTGAACGATCTCTCTATGTTTGAGAGAGTGGGGCGCTCTGTTGCGATGGGAAATGGCCATCCGGATATCAAAAAAATTTGCAGCCATGAGACAGCGGTGAATGACGAAGATGGGGTTGGAAAAGCAATACTGGAAGTTCTTTAA
- the sda gene encoding sporulation histidine kinase inhibitor Sda has translation MIQKKSKREKRLGKVNPSLVLLRDEQLMEVYERAKTENLSKDFIQLLEMEIERRKIKSKTDKQYEKLRQIIH, from the coding sequence ATGATTCAAAAGAAATCAAAAAGGGAAAAGAGGTTGGGAAAGGTGAATCCATCGCTTGTTTTGCTGAGGGATGAACAGTTGATGGAAGTATATGAACGAGCTAAAACGGAAAATCTCTCTAAAGATTTTATTCAATTGCTGGAAATGGAAATCGAACGAAGAAAAATTAAAAGTAAAACTGATAAACAATATGAAAAATTAAGGCAGATTATTCATTAA
- a CDS encoding alpha/beta fold hydrolase, which produces MSKSGKNIPFLLSLLLLLAYISFQLLNRSEPVNSQNQTYIDPPTIFVHGYKGTYNSFNGMLNRFEYNYHWGHRVLICKVAKNGHLFVNGHIPNDSHRMFIQVVFENNRASFQDTSHWLSEVMLLLKERYGIENVNIVGHSMGGIISTKFLLDHGNQLRYPKVEKLVTIGSPFLGIDQSSYFKVNSGPAALDLKPGSKALQDLWRKSNHFPPDVKVLAIAGKGDQVVNISSALSIRRMVPRHNYQDKIVQNVQVTHSGLHESTEVDHFIGTFLWGLTPFTH; this is translated from the coding sequence ATGAGTAAAAGCGGTAAAAATATACCTTTTTTATTGTCACTTTTACTGTTATTAGCTTATATCAGTTTTCAATTATTGAATCGGTCCGAACCGGTCAATTCGCAAAATCAAACCTATATCGATCCACCGACCATTTTTGTTCATGGCTATAAAGGAACTTACAACTCTTTTAACGGAATGCTGAACCGCTTTGAATATAACTATCATTGGGGTCATCGTGTGCTGATTTGCAAAGTGGCAAAAAACGGACATCTTTTCGTGAACGGGCATATCCCAAATGACAGCCATAGAATGTTCATTCAAGTCGTTTTTGAAAACAACCGAGCCAGTTTTCAGGACACTTCCCATTGGCTTTCTGAAGTGATGCTTTTGTTAAAAGAACGATACGGGATTGAAAATGTGAATATTGTCGGCCATTCCATGGGGGGAATTATTTCAACCAAGTTTCTCCTGGATCACGGCAACCAGCTTCGCTATCCTAAAGTAGAAAAATTGGTCACCATTGGCAGCCCTTTTTTGGGGATTGACCAATCCTCTTACTTTAAAGTGAATAGCGGACCAGCCGCTCTCGATTTAAAACCTGGATCTAAAGCTCTACAAGACCTATGGAGAAAATCGAACCACTTCCCACCAGACGTCAAAGTACTCGCTATTGCCGGAAAAGGCGACCAAGTAGTCAACATTTCAAGCGCCTTGTCTATCCGAAGAATGGTCCCTCGCCACAATTATCAAGACAAAATCGTCCAGAATGTACAAGTGACACATAGCGGCCTGCATGAAAGCACCGAAGTCGACCATTTTATCGGAACATTTTTATGGGGCCTGACCCCTTTCACACATTAA
- the ybaK gene encoding Cys-tRNA(Pro) deacylase: MSKAKTNAIRMLDTKKIPYKVYTYEPHGGKIDGVSVAENLGKDPHCVFKTLVVQSGTKQLYVFVIPVASELDLKKAAKVAGEKKVEMLPVNELQKWTGYVRGGCSPIGMKKHYPVFIDKQALNCHEIIVSGGKIGVQIELSPADLQKVVNAKIEDLVKGA; encoded by the coding sequence ATGTCAAAAGCAAAAACGAACGCCATAAGGATGCTGGATACTAAAAAGATTCCCTATAAGGTTTATACGTATGAACCACATGGCGGAAAAATAGACGGTGTTTCGGTAGCGGAAAACCTCGGCAAAGATCCTCATTGTGTGTTTAAAACACTGGTGGTTCAAAGCGGAACAAAGCAGCTGTATGTGTTTGTCATTCCGGTAGCGTCTGAACTGGACTTGAAAAAGGCTGCTAAAGTAGCAGGAGAAAAAAAGGTAGAGATGCTCCCTGTCAACGAGCTGCAAAAGTGGACGGGTTATGTTCGCGGTGGCTGTTCGCCCATCGGCATGAAAAAGCATTACCCCGTTTTTATCGATAAGCAGGCGTTAAACTGTCATGAAATTATAGTAAGCGGAGGAAAAATTGGAGTTCAAATAGAATTGTCACCCGCAGACTTGCAAAAAGTCGTCAACGCCAAAATAGAAGATCTAGTTAAAGGGGCCTGA
- a CDS encoding LytTR family DNA-binding domain-containing protein, translating to MDKFTVASVMGILSEYLPKNTSIAISDHKQYIYYKPSKTVDLKIKPGDPVKQGTAAYKALSTGQKVSLYIDEEVFGVPYFGMSIPIFEKDRPAGAITTILPAKPSPISANFLTIKFNERWYPIPYEQIVYLEAQNRKTKVQSETLEGTHKLNLTELEYLLPNNLFIRVHRSYIINVHFIKEIHPDSHSTFLLIMKNNVKIPVSQTYASIFRRSLNF from the coding sequence GTGGACAAATTTACCGTCGCTTCTGTAATGGGAATTCTTTCTGAATACTTGCCTAAAAACACTTCAATCGCGATTTCCGACCACAAACAATATATTTATTATAAACCAAGTAAAACAGTTGATTTAAAAATAAAGCCCGGGGACCCCGTAAAACAAGGGACCGCTGCCTACAAAGCACTGTCAACAGGCCAAAAAGTTTCTCTCTATATTGATGAAGAAGTGTTCGGCGTTCCTTATTTCGGCATGAGCATCCCTATTTTTGAAAAAGATCGTCCTGCTGGAGCGATTACAACCATTCTGCCGGCTAAACCTTCACCCATTTCTGCGAATTTCTTAACCATTAAGTTTAATGAGAGATGGTATCCTATTCCTTATGAGCAAATTGTCTATTTAGAAGCGCAAAATCGCAAAACGAAAGTCCAGTCGGAAACATTGGAAGGAACTCATAAACTGAATTTAACGGAACTCGAATATCTATTGCCAAATAACTTGTTTATTAGAGTTCACCGTTCTTATATTATTAATGTTCATTTTATTAAAGAAATTCATCCTGATTCCCATTCCACTTTTTTGCTGATTATGAAAAATAACGTAAAGATTCCTGTCAGCCAAACGTACGCTAGCATTTTTCGCAGATCCCTTAACTTTTAA